A genomic window from Aethina tumida isolate Nest 87 chromosome 4, icAetTumi1.1, whole genome shotgun sequence includes:
- the LOC109603301 gene encoding filamin-A isoform X3, with amino-acid sequence MEGKISHSGLLARSPEGHAARGMQIKGNEDVWVEIQANTFRNWVNEHLPKNLKIADLAEDLCTGVRLCTLVESLRGKPLRPSWNKRPMNQHHYLENVTCALNAIEQDGVKLVNIGNVDIVNGNLKLILGLIWSLIVRYQIGRSKFPPRKLMLAWLQAVLPECKVSNLTTDWNSGILLSALIDYCRPGLFPHWRKLDRNNGIENCRRAMEIAQRDLGIPAVLEPEYLASPWLDELSGMTYLSYFMKPGSPGFHATLKWVNSRLERPVNNFTSDWNDGRVISEVIRSLGGSATAPEKLRSDPSHWESNLNQAIEAGKRLGVQPVLNAKDMADKNVEHLGVMAYAAHFQWVPERPPLHDLIQVHLNSTSGRVGEPTHYQVTLLDQSLSYSNVSVEIRAPDNKTYLGKNSGKGHGTFIPQRVGMHELIVKYEGDEVSSGHFFRVLPPLVEVAPPGMAPCALGSLVQVLVNATGAPKREDILVTAYSPTGRPLDCPLTTIDGTNSATFKPDEAGEWRIEITYQGKQIQGGPFTCSVFDPNGVHVSGLEGALPLVPHSIDLDCRGVGVPGEVFADIVHDKRSVHCRVEKVDSAGFHYKIHFVPKDAGKHRVYVYFNGYDVKGSPFMMRVGTQKRSKSNSSPTGYRQSPTNRYSSSSPTSRNTMLNSYRQNASPVLEETHKYAKDYHRMSEKRFQTSSPNFERSSPSYMQRTSSPVYRNPSPSYGRDSPDYISSKRLNEKRYDTSSPSFAKKVDHEYTSKMNQLRINETRSPNFERSSPDVGYTTSRYDKRVTESRSYDSYGGVDSSPIIKVSSLGDHSSARRDSWDAINKTRNILSERSLESLANLTDSQLDMDLRRKKIEEHSRFVTSEQNQSYTQNYSQNYSQKYNSSLEYGDKSYGRQSPIYKVTRGGGASSVKVQPVPDGVLGQPVEFEIDGSGAGSGDLEILVEGGRVTSSVRSLGGQRFKAAFTPHQALPHRVDIKFNGETVPGSPWHVHVMNGPNAHLSVVGDATRLLPANAAALFEIIAGANVAPDDFTVHVLSPSKRAVPARVLPGTRAGVHAVEFVPTEVGTHVVEVAVDGEKLPSGPLVAKVYDASLIQVADVSGGVVGQPVQFRVDASQAGEGQLEISINEGEVPNHVQVVGGGRCLVSFTPDQAKPHLIDIKFNGETVRGCPFVCTVADTSRVTLSLSHLELIPVNQANSFHMGVAGGGAAELAVAVRGPVGELPVKVTGDIHSGFTAEFTPNQVGAHQITVDYNGRPVQGTPFIAKAFDSNKVTVGTVARGTVGRPVTFSVDASEAGEGNLEITISARGLNIPTQVHPQGNARFAVSFVPAEACDHVVNVAFNKRPVVGCPLIVSVGGSGTGPSVTLPGPGPVHRASTLLINHPGRLEDIEVNVEGHRRLLY; translated from the exons ATGGAGGGAAAGATATCGCACAGCGGATTGTTGGCGCGAAGTCCCGAGGGACATGCGGCCCGCGGGATGCAGATCAAGGGCAACGAGGACGTGTGGGTGGAGATACAGGCGAACACGTTCAGGAACTGGGTGAACGAGCATCTGCCTAAGAACCTAAAGATTGCCGATCTGGCTGAAGATCTGTGCACGGGGGTGCGGCTCTGCACTCTGGTCGAGAGCCTCAGGGGGAAGCCCCTGAGGCCCAGCTGGAACAAACGACCTATGAACCAGCATCACTATTTGGAAAACGTTACTTGTGCCTTGAACGCCATCGAACAAGATGGGGTGAAACTGGTCAATATAG GAAACGTTGACATCGTGAACGGGAACTTGAAACTGATCCTCGGACTGATCTGGTCGTTGATCGTTCGATACCAAATAGGAAGATCCAAATTCCCTCCCAGAAAATTGATGCTGGCATGGCTGCAAGCGGTTTTGCCCGAATGCAAGGTCAGCAATCTGACCACAGATTGGAACTCCGGAATTCTTCTGTCCGCCCTGATCGATTATTGCAGGCCGGGACTCTTCCCTCATTGGAGGAAGCTAG ACAGGAACAACGGCATAGAAAATTGCCGAAGAGCAATGGAAATCGCCCAAAGGGACCTGGGAATCCCCGCGGTCCTTGAACCTGAATATCTGGCCTCGCCGTGGTTGGACGAACTGTCAGGAATGACCTATTTATCGTATTTCATGAAACCTGGTTCCCCTGGCTTCCATGCGACCTTAAAATGGGTTAATTCCAGATTGGAACGTCCTGTCAATAACTTCACC AGTGACTGGAACGATGGAAGGGTTATAAGTGAAGTGATAAGGTCTTTAGGAGGATCAGCAACTGCTCCAGAAAAATTGAGGAGTGATCCATCCCATTGGGAGTCGAATCTGAATCAAGCCATAGAGGCAGGAAAACGTTTAG GCGTTCAACCCGTGTTAAATGCAAAAGATATGGCTGACAAAAACGTGGAGCATTTGGGGGTGATGGCGTACGCCGCCCATTTCCAATGGGTCCCCGAACGGCCGCCGCTCCACGATCTGATCCAGGTTCATTTGAACTCCACCTCGGGAAGAGTGGGGGAACCG ACACACTACCAGGTGACTCTTCTGGACCAATCTTTGTCCTACTCGAACGTTTCGGTGGAGATCCGAGCGCCCGACAACAAAACTTATTTGGGCAAGAATTCGGGCAAGGGACATGGCACTTTTATACCCCAGAGGGTGGGAATGCACGAACTGATTGTCAAATACGAAGGTGACGAAGTTTCTTCCGGACACTTCTTTCGTGTGTTGCCGCCACTCGTTGAAGTTGCGCCGCCTGGTATGGCGCCGTGCGCTCTTGGCTCTCTTGTCCAAGTTTTGGTCAATGCTACAG gggCACCAAAACGGGAGGATATTCTGGTAACAGCCTACAGTCCCACAGGAAGACCGCTAGATTGTCCATTGACCACCATCGATGGAACCAACAGTGCCACCTTCAAACCAGACGAGGCGGGAGAATGGAGGATCGAAATCACATATCAGGGCAAACAAATTCAA ggcGGCCCGTTCACATGTTCAGTCTTCGATCCTAACGGAGTTCATGTTTCTGGACTTGAAGGTGCTTTGCCGTTGGTTCCGCACAGCATCGATTTAGACTGCAGAGGAGTTGGAGTGCCTGGGGAAGTTTTCGCTGACATTGTTCACGACAAACGATCCGTTCATTGTCGGGTTGAAAAAGTGGACAGTGCAGGTTTCCACTACAAAATTCATTTCGTACCTAAAGATGCTGGAAAACACAgg gtaTATGTGTACTTCAATGGCTACGACGTGAAAGGGTCGCCGTTTATGATGCGAGTGGGCACTCAGAAACGATCAAAATCCAACAGCAGCCCAACAGGCTACCGACAGAGCCCCACGAATCGCTACTCTAGCTCCAGCCCCACGTCTAGGAACACAATGCTGAACAGTTACCGACAAAACGCCAGTCCCGTTTTGGAGGAGACCCACAAATACGCCAAGGACTATCACAGGATGAGCGAGAAGCGCTTCCAAACGAGCTCGCCGAATTTCGAAAGGAGCAGTCCCAGTTACATGCAAAGGACTAGCAGTCCCGTTTACAGGAACCCAAGTCCCAGTTACGGGAGAGACAGTCCGGATTATATATCGAGCAAACGATTGAACGAGAAACGATACGACACGTCCAGTCCCAGTTTCGCGAAGAAAGTGGACCACGAATATACGAGCAAGATGAACCAGTTGCGGATTAACGAGACGAGGAGTCCTAACTTCGAACGATCCAGTCCGGATGTTGGATACACCACCTCGAGGTACGACAAGAGGGTGACCGAAAGCAGGAGCTACGATTCATACGGAGGTGTCGACTCGAGTCCGATCATCAAAGTTTCGTCTTTGGGAGATCACAGCTCTGCAAGACGAGACTCCTGGGACGCCATAAACAAAACCAGGAACATCTTGTCGGAAAGGAGTCTGGAATCGTTGGCGAATCTCACCGATTCGCAACTGGATATGGATTTACGTCGTAAGAAGATCGAGGAGCATTCCAGGTTCGTTACGAGTGAACAAAATCAGAGTTACACGCAGAACTACTCTCAGAACTATTCGCAAAAGTACAACTCCAGTTTGGAATACGGGGACAAAAGTTACGGACGACAAAGTCCCATTTACAAAGTTACCAGAGGCGGTGGTGCTAGCTCGGTTAAAGTTCAACCAGTCCCCGATGGAGTTTTGGGACAACCTGTTGAGTTTGAAA ttGACGGGAGTGGTGCCGGTTCGGGAGACTTGGAGATCCTGGTGGAGGGTGGCAGGGTGACGTCCAGTGTGAGAAGTTTGGGCGGTCAGAGGTTCAAGGCGGCATTCACCCCACATCAGGCGTTGCCACACAGGGTCGACATCAAGTTCAACGGCGAGACGGTACCAG GTAGTCCGTGGCACGTGCACGTGATGAACGGCCCGAACGCACACCTGTCCGTCGTGGGGGACGCGACCCGTCTCCTGCCCGCGAACGCGGCCGCCCTCTTCGAGATCATAGCCGGGGCGAACGTCGCCCCCGACGACTTCACCGTCCACGTCCTGTCGCCGAGCAAGCGGGCGGTGCCGGCCCGCGTGCTGCCCGGCACAAGGGCCGGCGTCCACGCCGTCGAGTTCGTGCCCACCGAGGTGGGTACGCACGTCGTCGAGGTGGCGGTGGACGGGGAGAAGTTGCCCTCGGGGCCGCTCGTTGCCAAGGTCTATGACGCGAGCCTGATTCAGGTGGCCGACGTTAGCGGGGGGGTTGTTGGTCAGCCCGTCCAATTCAGAG tgGACGCCAGCCAGGCGGGAGAAGGCCAATTGGAGATCTCGATAAACGAAGGAGAGGTGCCGAATCATGTGCAAGTGGTTGGCGGCGGCCGTTGTCTGGTCTCCTTCACCCCCGACCAAGCCAAACCGCATCTGATAGACATTAAATTCAACGGAGAAACAGTCCGCGGTTGTCCCTTTGTCTGCACCGTTGCCGACACCAGCCGAGTGACTTTGAGCCTCTCCCATTTAGAATTGATACCCGTGAATCAAGCGAACTCCTTCCACATGGGAGTGGCGGGCGGTGGAGCGGCAGAATTGGCGGTGGCGGTCCGAGGACCGGTCGGGGAGTTGCCCGTTAAGGTTACAGGAGACATTCACTCCGGTTTTACCGCCGAGTTCACCCCGAATCAGGTGGGTGCCCACCAGATAACTGTGGATTACAATGGACGACCCGTACAGGGCACCCCCTTCATCGCCAAAGCCTTCGATTCTAACAAAGTAACGGTGGGAACTGTGGCACGGGGAACGGTGGGCAGACCCGTAACCTTCTCCGTAGATGCCAGCGAAGCTGGCGAAGGCAATTTAGAAATCACGATATCGGCCCGCGGCCTTAACATACCCACGCAAGTCCACCCGCAAGGCAACGCTCGTTTTGCCGTCAGCTTCGTGCCCGCCGAAGCCTGTGACCATGTGGTGAACGTTGCATTCAACAAACGGCCCGTGGTCGGTTGTCCGCTGATTGTGAGCGTGGGAGGTAGTGGTACAGGACCTAGTGTCACCCTCCCAGGCCCCGGCCCCGTTCATAGGGCCAGCACGCTGCTGATCAATCATCCCGGACGCCTGGAGGACATTGAGGTCAATGTGGAGG GTCACCGTCGTTTGCTGTATTAG
- the LOC109603302 gene encoding mitochondrial carrier homolog 2-like produces MCERKENKWRYSVWSNYALSIALHPFDYAKVLIQLGYEPIAPRPTTDFFGRPALKLPNIFEYVHHIRSIDGIVGCYRGLTPKICGNLLSAVVRQKIMDTMEPVEVENEEELQKMRLDTFLKTLKCHFISHTAAIIVSQPFSVISVRIMAQFVGRETKYNGLVDSISEIYHQHGPLGFFTGLVPRLIGDILFVVLGSTVTFALNSYLVKDKDMQIYTCAATSFLATAITHPFQVVSNCMIVSGSGLVAGSPLYMPYYSTWIDCWKDLQSRNQLRRGSRFLVRYYIGETNKGWAY; encoded by the coding sequence ATGTGCGAAcggaaagaaaataaatggcGATATTCTGTGTGGTCCAATTATGCTTTGAGTATAGCGTTACATCCATTTGACTATGCCAAAGTCCTGATTCAACTGGGCTATGAACCGATCGCCCCCAGACCAACTACCGATTTTTTCGGGAGACCCGCCCTAAAGCTGCCCAACATTTTCGAGTACGTCCATCACATCAGAAGCATCGACGGCATCGTCGGCTGCTACAGAGGCCTCACTCCGAAGATATGCGGCAATTTATTAAGTGCCGTGGTCCGCCAAAAGATCATGGACACAATGGAGCCGGTGGAGGTGGAGAACGAAGAGGAGCTGCAGAAGATGCGTCTGGACACGTTCCTAAAGACGTTGAAGTGCCACTTCATCAGCCACACGGCGGCGATAATCGTAAGCCAACCGTTCTCCGTGATCTCCGTTAGAATCATGGCCCAGTTCGTCGGCAGGGAAACGAAATACAACGGTCTCGTCGACTCCATAAGCGAAATCTATCACCAGCACGGACCTCTGGGCTTCTTCACTGGTCTAGTGCCCCGCTTAATCGGCGACATCCTCTTCGTGGTACTCGGAAGTACTGTAACCTTCGCCCTAAACTCCTACCTGGTAAAAGACAAAGACATGCAAATTTACACATGCGCCGCTACTTCCTTTCTGGCGACGGCCATCACGCATCCTTTTCAAGTAGTCTCGAACTGCATGATCGTCAGCGGATCAGGATTGGTTGCCGGATCGCCGCTCTACATGCCCTACTACAGCACATGGATTGACTGCTGGAAAGACCTGCAGTCCAGGAATCAATTGAGACGGGGATCGAGATTTCTTGTTCGATATTATATTGGTGAAACGAACAAGGGTTGGGCATACTAA
- the LOC109603297 gene encoding mitochondrial carrier homolog 2-like: MSERKESKWANSVWTNYALNIGLHPFDYAKVLIQLGYEPIPPRPARDFFGKPALKLPNIFQYVNYIRRIDGIVGCYRGLAPKLCGNLLSMAVTQKMMDLMPPDDEKEDETEEDRLGKFIKTMNCELVCRAAGVIVSQPFCVISVRIMAQFVGRETKYDGILESIHEIYKQQGLVGFFSGLMPRLLGDVVFVILENTLTYLLTSFVLKQKELQTYMPPATSFLATSVTYPFQVVTNCMIVNGSGLVAGSTKLMPHYGTWMECWKDLAQKNQLKRGSSFLIRYYAGQTISAKE; this comes from the coding sequence ATGTCTGAAAGGAAAGAGAGTAAATGGGCAAACTCAGTTTGGACTAATTACGCACTGAACATTGGATTACATCCATTTGATTATGCTAAAGTATTAATCCAACTGGGATATGAACCAATTCCTCCACGACCAGCTAGAGATTTTTTCGGTAAACCCGCTTTAAAACTTCCCAACATTTTCCAATATGTGAACTACATCAGGCGTATCGACGGAATAGTCGGTTGCTATAGAGGCCTGGCGCCGAAACTGTGCGGGAATTTATTGAGCATGGCGGTCACTCAGAAGATGATGGACTTAATGCCGCCGGATGATGAGAAGGAAGACGAGACGGAGGAGGACAGACTGGGAAAGTTCATCAAGACGATGAACTGCGAATTGGTATGTCGTGCGGCTGGTGTGATTGTAAGCCAGCCGTTTTGCGTCATATCGGTCAGAATTATGGCTCAGTTCGTCGGCAGAGAGACCAAATACGACGGTATCTTAGAATCCATCCATGAAATTTACAAGCAACAAGGTCTTGTTGGATTCTTTTCCGGTTTGATGCCCAGGTTGCTAGGCGATGTGGTCTTTGTGATACTTGAGAACACACTAACGTACCTCCTGACCTCTTTTGTGTTGAAGCAGAAGGAGTTGCAGACTTATATGCCTCCGGCGACATCTTTTTTGGCCACATCTGTAACGTATCCGTTTCAGGTAGTGACAAATTGCATGATCGTCAATGGTTCCGGATTAGTGGCCGGTTCTACAAAGTTAATGCCACATTACGGCACATGGATGGAATGCTGGAAGGATTTGGCACAGAAAAATCAACTTAAACGCGGCTCCAGCTTTTTGATCAGATACTACGCTGGACAAACTATTAGTGCCAAGgagtaa